One Mercurialis annua linkage group LG3, ddMerAnnu1.2, whole genome shotgun sequence DNA window includes the following coding sequences:
- the LOC126673531 gene encoding protein GAMETE CELL DEFECTIVE 1, mitochondrial: MQSLRRLATLTAKRSKPPTNSKYYLSTKPTKNGDDEWNDAWETAWLPETLTPKNRDPWETDVNFSATTADSNLVLSPEVDTETKIFVEEMNENWNERRKTTKNKDNVKQKESSELYSLENLKKDYRLKKQRIHAGLWVKEIEKQHEAKLGGSSTGDEIDRLLDSCSDIFDAANNDLDNSRVPISSEFKSKPDGWETTSKAQDGNIWEMSQREEDILLQEFDRRIAYSKFQIASFIKSHIFSRRRPIDGWKYMIEELGPNARRGKGSVSRIQSLSDPATQPFKEERSAATGNFMPPKRRQFTS, encoded by the exons ATGCAATCTCTACGAAGATTAGCAACTCTCACTGCAAAAAGATCCAAACCACCAACCAATTCCAAATACTATTTATCAACCAAACCCACAAAAAATGGGGACGACGAGTGGAACGATGCCTGGGAAACCGCCTGGTTACCAGAGACTCTCACCCCAAAAAACAGAGACCCGTGGGAAACCGACGTTAATTTCTCAGCAACCACGGCGGACTCTAATCTAGTTCTTTCGCCGGAGGTAGATACCGAGACTAAAATTTTTGTTGAGGAAATGAATGAGAATTGGAATGAGAGAAGAAAAACGACAAAAAACAAAGATAATGTGAAGCAGAAGGAGAGTAGTGAGCTGTATAGTTTGGAGAATTTGAAGAAGGATTATAGATTGAAGAAGCAGAGAATTCATGCTGGGTTGTGGGTTAAAGAGATTGAAAAGCAGCATGAAGCTAAATTGGGGGGTTCTTCTACTGGTGATGAAATTGATAGATTGCTTGACAGTTGTTCTGA TATATTTGATGCTGCTAATAATGATTTGGATAACTCGAGAGTGCCAATCTCTTCCGAGTTTAAAAGCAAGCCTGACGGTTGGGAAACAACATCTAAGGCACAAGATGGGAATATATGGGAGATGTCACAAAGGGAAGAGGACATTCTCCTCCAAGAATTTGATCGTCGAATTGCATACAGCAAATTCCAG ATAGCTAGTTTTATCAAGAGTCACATATTTAGCCGCAGGAGACCCATAGATGGGTGGAAATACATGATAGAGGAGTTGGGGCCTAATGCCAGGAGAGGAAAGGGCAGCGTTTCAAGGATACAGAGTCTCTCAGACCCAGCAACTCAGCCATTCAAGGAGGAGAGGTCAGCAGCCACCGGCAATTTTATGCCCCCAAAGCGGAGACAGTTCACTTCTTAA
- the LOC126673530 gene encoding F-actin-capping protein subunit alpha: MADEEEYGDVEVSDEQKKEIAKWFLLNSPAGEIQFLAKDLRSVLNDERIFNEAADEAFPLYNKSHMICLEFPDRSGDVMITDYNEVSKNEYLDPRTAQVAIVNHVKQVCTVGRPASDEELPSAYIEEFRCALDAEVLKYVGEAYPKGVCSVYCVNGKDVEEPGSNFELAVVICAVRHSPQNFCNGSWRSVWNIEFKDDVQMLAIRGKIEVGAHYFEEGNVQLDAKHDCKDETIFQALDDCAFSIANIIRHHETEYLSSLEASYSNLPDTTFKDLRRKLPVTRTLFPWHNTLQFSLTRDIQKELGIGKE, encoded by the exons ATGGCAGATGAAGAAGAATACGGCGACGTCGAAGTTAGCGACGAGCAGAAAAAAGAGATCGCTAAATGGTTCCTTCTCAACTCTCCCGCCGGTGAAATTCAATTCCTCGCTAAAG ATTTAAGATCGGTTTTAAACGACGAACGAATTTTTAATGAAGCAGCAGACGAAGCATTTCCTCTTTACAACAAATCTCACATGATTTGCCTTGAATTTCCCGATAGAAGCGGCGAT GTTATGATTACTGATTATAATGAGGTTAGTAAGAATGAGTATCTTGATCCAAGAACTGCGCAGGTTGCTATAGTTAATCATGTTAAGCAA GTTTGTACAGTGGGTAGACCTGCTTCAGATGAAGAACTTCCGTCAGCCTATATCGAGGAATTCCg TTGTGCTCTTGATGCAGAAGTACTTAAATATGTTGGTGAAGCTTATCCAAAAGGAGTTTGTTCTGTTTACTGTGTTAATGGAAAAGATGTGGAGGAACCAGGATCAAATTTTGAGCTTGCCGTGGTCATCTGTGCTGTTAGACATAGTCCACAGAATTTTTG CAACGGAAGCTGGCGCTCAGTATGGAATATTGAGTTCAAGGATGACGTTCAAATGCTGGCAATAAGAGGAAAAATAGAG GTTGGTGCCCATTATTTTGAAGAGGGCAATGTTCAGTTGGATGCAAAACATGATTGTAAAGATGAAACAATATTTCAG GCCCTTGATGATTGTGCATTTTCCATAGCCAACATCATTCGCCACCATGAAACAGAATATCTTTCTTCTCTCGAG GCTTCCTATTCTAATCTGCCAGATACAACTTTCAAG GATCTGCGGAGGAAACTTCCAGTTACTCGAACCCTATTCCCATGGCACAACACGTTGCAATTCAGCTTGACAAGAGATATCCAAAAGGAACTGGGAATTGGAAAAGAATAG